The Stigmatella erecta genome window below encodes:
- a CDS encoding DNA-3-methyladenine glycosylase family protein, translated as MAATSRAAASLPESFTVSARRALARADPTLGALMRKVGPFRLQLKPLLSPFEALAESIVYQQLHGRAAAAIFARLCERVGSGVGLTPEALLATSAESLRAAGLSGAKAAALKDLAEKTRAGTVPSLAQVRRLSDETLIERFTEVRGIGQWTVEMLLIFRLGRPDVLPVDDYAIRKAFMLLQGLEASPRPKELLAHGERWRPWRSVASWYLWRSLELPEVQEAARRAKKD; from the coding sequence ATGGCTGCCACTTCGCGCGCTGCGGCGTCCTTGCCCGAGTCCTTCACGGTGTCCGCCCGCCGGGCGCTGGCCCGCGCGGACCCCACGCTGGGCGCCCTGATGCGCAAGGTGGGCCCCTTCCGGCTCCAGCTCAAGCCGCTGCTGAGCCCCTTCGAGGCCTTGGCCGAGTCCATCGTCTACCAGCAGCTCCACGGCCGCGCCGCCGCCGCCATCTTCGCCCGGCTGTGCGAGCGGGTGGGCAGCGGCGTGGGCCTCACGCCCGAGGCGCTCCTGGCCACCTCCGCGGAGTCCCTGCGCGCCGCAGGGCTGTCCGGGGCCAAGGCCGCGGCCTTGAAAGACCTGGCGGAGAAGACCCGGGCGGGCACGGTGCCCTCGCTGGCGCAGGTGCGGCGGCTGAGCGACGAGACGCTCATCGAGCGGTTCACCGAGGTGCGCGGCATCGGGCAATGGACGGTGGAGATGCTGCTCATCTTCCGGCTCGGCCGGCCGGACGTGCTGCCGGTGGATGACTACGCCATCCGCAAGGCCTTCATGCTGCTCCAGGGGCTGGAGGCCTCACCCCGGCCGAAGGAGCTGCTGGCCCATGGCGAGCGGTGGCGGCCCTGGCGCAGCGTGGCGAGCTGGTACCTGTGGCGCTCGCTGGAGCTGCCCGAGGTGCAGGAGGCCGCGCGCCGGGCGAAGAAGGACTGA
- the dps gene encoding DNA starvation/stationary phase protection protein Dps, with protein sequence MHLGALCFWASRIQPGIQDAALPAPRKDSTMYRSPSPLSEQVRAPLAASLNERLADGLDLHSQIKVAHWNIKGPQFAALHPLFETFAVSLSAHNDAIAERAVTLGGRAYGTSRHVAKASRIPEYQQETVKDLDHVKLLAERFDVYLAGLRESRKLGEQHQDTDTVDLLTGAITEFEKHTWFLRATLGE encoded by the coding sequence ATGCACCTGGGGGCGCTCTGTTTTTGGGCCTCGCGCATCCAACCTGGCATTCAGGACGCAGCACTTCCTGCCCCACGAAAGGACAGCACCATGTACCGCAGCCCCAGCCCCCTCTCCGAGCAGGTCCGCGCTCCCCTGGCCGCCTCGCTCAACGAACGCCTGGCGGACGGATTGGACCTGCACAGCCAGATCAAGGTGGCCCACTGGAACATCAAGGGTCCCCAGTTCGCCGCGCTGCACCCGCTGTTCGAGACCTTCGCGGTGAGCCTGTCAGCCCACAATGACGCCATCGCGGAGCGCGCGGTGACGCTGGGCGGCCGGGCCTACGGCACCAGCCGGCACGTGGCGAAGGCCAGCCGCATCCCCGAGTACCAGCAGGAGACGGTGAAGGACCTGGACCACGTGAAGTTGCTGGCCGAGCGGTTCGACGTGTACCTGGCCGGGCTGCGCGAGAGCCGCAAGCTGGGCGAGCAGCACCAGGACACGGACACGGTGGACCTGCTGACGGGCGCCATCACCGAGTTCGAGAAGCACACCTGGTTCCTGCGCGCCACGCTGGGCGAGTAA
- a CDS encoding MFS transporter translates to MKRFPSKLGLLGALYFVQGMPFGFQATALPVYLRTQGVSVTAIGFLGLLSVPWMFKALWAPLVDRYGSARIGRRKSWILPLQAALAATCGVAAFVPVETALPSLLGLIFLMNLLAATQDIAVDGFAVDSLRPEEMGLGNAAQVVGYKLGMLTGGGLLVWASQSIGWRGLFLSMAALSLLVFGVTAFAREPAPREHTGERTTWREVLARLRQVFLLPGTGWVVLFIATYKFGESLSDVLYKVFLVEAGISPAQIGLWVGTWGMAASLLGSTAGGLLATRMPLLGALSLTAGLRVLPLAGRWALAQWGVSDASIIGVTLAEEFFGGALTTVMFAFMMSQTDPRIGATHYTLFASLEVLGKAPGGPIGGLLVGEAHWSYAQAFLLGTVLSGAFLLLLLPLRRLRVSRPAPGPA, encoded by the coding sequence GTGAAGCGCTTTCCGTCCAAGCTGGGCCTGCTGGGCGCGCTCTACTTCGTGCAGGGCATGCCCTTCGGGTTCCAGGCCACCGCCCTGCCCGTCTACCTGCGGACGCAGGGCGTCTCGGTCACCGCCATTGGCTTTCTGGGGCTCCTGTCCGTGCCCTGGATGTTCAAGGCGCTCTGGGCCCCGCTCGTGGACCGCTACGGCTCCGCGCGCATCGGCCGGCGCAAGTCGTGGATTCTTCCCCTCCAGGCGGCCCTGGCCGCCACCTGTGGCGTGGCGGCCTTCGTTCCCGTCGAGACGGCCCTGCCCTCCCTGCTGGGCCTCATCTTCCTGATGAACCTGCTGGCCGCCACGCAGGACATCGCCGTGGACGGCTTCGCGGTGGACTCCCTGCGGCCCGAGGAGATGGGGCTGGGCAATGCCGCGCAGGTGGTGGGCTACAAGCTGGGGATGCTCACCGGCGGCGGGCTGCTCGTCTGGGCCAGCCAGTCCATCGGCTGGCGGGGCCTGTTCCTCTCCATGGCGGCGCTCAGCCTGCTCGTCTTCGGCGTGACGGCCTTCGCCCGGGAGCCCGCCCCCCGGGAGCACACCGGCGAGCGGACCACCTGGCGCGAGGTGCTGGCCCGGCTCCGGCAGGTGTTCCTGCTGCCGGGCACCGGCTGGGTGGTGCTCTTCATCGCCACCTACAAGTTCGGCGAGTCCCTCTCGGACGTGCTCTACAAGGTCTTCCTGGTCGAGGCAGGCATCTCCCCGGCACAGATTGGCCTCTGGGTGGGCACGTGGGGCATGGCCGCCTCGCTGCTCGGCTCCACCGCCGGGGGGCTGCTCGCCACCCGGATGCCGCTGCTGGGCGCCCTCTCGCTGACGGCCGGGTTGCGCGTCCTCCCCCTCGCGGGCCGGTGGGCACTGGCCCAGTGGGGGGTGTCCGATGCGAGCATCATCGGCGTCACCCTGGCCGAGGAGTTCTTCGGCGGGGCGCTCACCACGGTGATGTTCGCCTTCATGATGTCGCAGACGGATCCGCGCATCGGCGCCACCCACTACACGCTGTTCGCCAGCCTCGAGGTGCTGGGCAAGGCCCCCGGCGGCCCCATTGGCGGCTTGCTCGTGGGCGAGGCACACTGGAGCTATGCCCAGGCGTTTCTCCTGGGCACGGTGCTCTCCGGGGCCTTCCTCCTCCTGCTGCTGCCGCTCCGGAGACTGCGAGTCTCACGGCCTGCCCCAGGGCCGGCCTAG
- a CDS encoding PAS domain-containing sensor histidine kinase: MSSSAPLMPSSPLPEEPSPPGTPAASADQIILMRLLDAVTDPLLFTTEAGHLRIANARARELLIADTGASEGRRRAVELNQRLFTTALASTATGGASTVRRRELSLVDPQQGTDLLFELVTTPMREADGVQGVMSVLRNVTDLGRATQALGESYRRLRASEQEARSERLRLDLILDSVPNPIILTDPSGSMVLMNDPAERLFSTPAGSGEAARRRVRTNDAHFSSFLSHLLSQGGARRWRGELQLVEPSTGAPLPMEAVASKVLTDQGETASIVTLLNDRTETREKARLLEQLKTASSELEAKVHTATAELAEQNEKLRRQALQLEQASAAKSQFLANMSHEFRTPLNAILGYTNMLLQGVSGEMMPTQKRNLQRIDSNGRHLLQVINEILDITRIEAGRMPLNLSDFELPELLQEVMAELDPIIARTKLGVDATLPSKLPEVHSDRQKVKQIVLNLLSNALKFTHEGSIQVTAEYQAPQALVLISVKDTGIGIAVEHQEKIFEDFQQVDSSPTRAYGGTGLGLSICRRLAAMLGGRITVQSALGQGSTFTLHLPRRTRRT, encoded by the coding sequence GTGTCCTCCTCCGCGCCCCTGATGCCCTCCAGCCCCCTTCCCGAGGAGCCGTCACCCCCAGGAACCCCGGCCGCCTCCGCGGACCAGATCATCCTCATGCGCCTGCTGGACGCGGTCACCGATCCGCTGCTGTTCACCACCGAGGCGGGGCACCTGCGCATTGCCAACGCGCGGGCCCGCGAGCTGCTGATCGCGGACACGGGCGCCAGCGAGGGGCGCCGCCGGGCGGTGGAGCTCAACCAGCGCCTGTTCACCACCGCGCTCGCCAGCACCGCCACCGGGGGGGCCTCCACCGTGCGCCGGCGCGAGCTGTCGCTGGTGGACCCGCAACAGGGCACCGACCTGCTCTTCGAGCTGGTCACCACCCCCATGCGCGAGGCCGATGGCGTGCAGGGGGTGATGAGCGTGCTGCGCAACGTGACGGACCTGGGCCGCGCCACGCAGGCGCTTGGCGAGAGCTACCGGCGGCTGCGCGCCTCGGAGCAGGAGGCCCGCTCGGAGCGGCTGCGCCTGGACCTCATCCTCGACTCGGTGCCCAACCCCATCATCCTCACGGACCCGTCCGGGAGCATGGTGCTGATGAATGATCCGGCCGAGCGGCTCTTCTCCACCCCGGCCGGCAGCGGCGAGGCGGCCCGGCGCCGCGTGCGCACCAACGACGCGCACTTCTCCTCGTTCCTCTCCCACCTGCTCTCCCAGGGGGGCGCCCGGCGCTGGCGCGGCGAGCTTCAGCTGGTGGAGCCCTCCACGGGCGCGCCCCTGCCCATGGAGGCCGTGGCCAGCAAGGTGCTCACGGACCAGGGCGAGACGGCCTCCATCGTCACCCTGCTCAACGACCGGACCGAGACGCGCGAGAAGGCCCGGCTGCTGGAGCAGCTCAAGACGGCCTCCAGCGAGCTGGAGGCCAAGGTCCACACGGCCACCGCGGAGCTGGCCGAGCAGAACGAGAAGCTGCGCCGGCAGGCGCTCCAGCTCGAGCAGGCCAGCGCGGCCAAATCCCAGTTCCTGGCCAACATGTCCCACGAGTTCCGCACCCCGCTCAACGCCATCCTCGGCTACACCAACATGCTGCTCCAGGGGGTGTCCGGGGAGATGATGCCCACGCAGAAGCGCAACCTGCAGCGCATCGACTCCAACGGGCGGCACCTGCTCCAGGTCATCAACGAGATTCTCGACATCACCCGCATCGAAGCGGGCCGCATGCCGCTCAACCTGTCGGACTTCGAGCTGCCGGAGCTCCTCCAGGAGGTGATGGCGGAGCTGGATCCCATCATCGCGCGCACCAAGCTCGGGGTGGACGCCACCCTGCCCTCCAAGCTCCCGGAGGTGCACAGCGACCGGCAGAAGGTGAAGCAGATCGTCCTCAACCTCCTGTCCAACGCGCTCAAGTTCACCCACGAGGGCTCCATCCAGGTGACGGCCGAGTACCAGGCGCCGCAGGCCCTGGTGCTCATCTCCGTGAAGGACACGGGCATCGGCATCGCGGTGGAACACCAAGAGAAAATCTTCGAGGACTTCCAGCAGGTGGACAGCTCCCCCACGCGCGCGTATGGCGGCACAGGCCTGGGCCTGTCCATCTGCCGGCGCCTGGCGGCGATGCTGGGAGGCCGCATCACCGTTCAAAGCGCGTTGGGCCAGGGCTCCACCTTCACCTTGCACCTACCACGGCGCACGAGGCGCACATGA
- a CDS encoding peroxiredoxin, with product MLTVGDKLPNFSVKATVSLEKGKEFATINQDTYKGKWIILFAWPKDFTFICPTEIAEFGKKNKDFNDRDAQVLGLSTDSEFVHHAWRTHHADLKNLPFPMLADLKHELCNALGILHKQEGVALRATFIIDPEGIIRHVSVNDLSVGRNVSEVVRTLDAFQTDELCPCNWQKGEETLTSKLAKAG from the coding sequence ATGCTGACCGTTGGCGACAAGCTTCCCAATTTCTCCGTGAAGGCCACCGTGAGCCTCGAGAAGGGCAAGGAGTTCGCGACCATCAACCAGGACACCTACAAGGGAAAGTGGATCATCCTGTTTGCGTGGCCCAAGGACTTCACCTTCATCTGCCCGACCGAGATCGCCGAGTTCGGGAAGAAGAACAAGGACTTCAATGACCGCGACGCGCAGGTGCTCGGCCTGAGCACCGACAGCGAGTTCGTGCACCACGCGTGGCGCACGCACCACGCGGACCTGAAGAACCTGCCCTTCCCCATGCTGGCGGACCTGAAGCACGAGCTGTGCAACGCGCTGGGCATCCTCCACAAGCAGGAGGGCGTGGCGCTGCGCGCCACCTTCATCATCGACCCCGAGGGCATCATCCGCCACGTGTCGGTGAACGACCTGTCGGTGGGCCGCAACGTCTCGGAGGTGGTGCGCACCCTGGACGCGTTCCAGACCGACGAGCTGTGCCCCTGCAACTGGCAGAAGGGTGAGGAGACGCTCACCTCGAAGCTGGCGAAGGCGGGGTAA
- a CDS encoding pyridoxal phosphate-dependent aminotransferase: protein MSEETPIPAFRTVPRTGVIYVTTEASRRGYRPGDPEWCNLGQGQPETGALPGAPPRVDQVAVDVGDLEYAPVAGLWEVREAVASLYNRLYRRGMPSQYSAENVCLSGGGRAALTRAAASLGAVNLGHFLPDYTAYEELLDVFKAFTSIPILLEGERGYAFTHEDLRREVQGRGLSALLFSNPCNPTGKLVHGEELARWVGVAREQECALLIDEFYSHYVWTGRPGHLPAESAARYVEDVNRDPVVLFDGLTKNWRYPGWRMTWTLAPRQVIEAVSSAGSFLDGGGSRPLQRAALPLLEEGPVVAETLAINTVFREKRDRFHSRLERLGIRTDRPPDGTFYVWGNVAGLPPPLNDGMGFFRAALDEKIICVPGEFFDVNPGKRRARASRFRTYVRLSFGPSMDVLDKALNRLEALVMKHARASSAP, encoded by the coding sequence GTGAGCGAAGAGACACCCATTCCCGCGTTTCGCACCGTGCCGCGCACGGGCGTCATCTATGTCACCACCGAGGCCAGCCGCCGCGGCTACCGCCCCGGCGACCCCGAGTGGTGCAACCTGGGGCAGGGCCAGCCCGAGACCGGGGCGCTGCCCGGCGCCCCGCCCCGGGTGGACCAGGTCGCCGTGGACGTGGGCGACCTGGAGTACGCGCCCGTCGCGGGGCTGTGGGAGGTACGCGAGGCCGTCGCCAGCCTGTACAACCGGCTCTACCGGCGCGGCATGCCCAGCCAGTACAGCGCCGAGAACGTGTGCCTGTCCGGAGGCGGCCGCGCGGCCCTCACCCGCGCCGCGGCCAGCCTGGGGGCGGTGAACCTGGGCCACTTCCTGCCGGACTACACCGCCTACGAGGAGCTGCTGGACGTCTTCAAGGCGTTCACCTCCATCCCCATCCTCCTGGAGGGCGAGCGCGGCTACGCCTTCACCCACGAGGACCTGCGGCGCGAGGTGCAGGGGCGCGGCCTGTCCGCCCTGCTCTTCTCCAACCCCTGCAACCCCACGGGCAAGCTGGTGCACGGCGAGGAGCTGGCGCGCTGGGTGGGCGTGGCGCGCGAACAGGAGTGCGCCCTGCTCATCGACGAGTTCTACTCCCACTACGTGTGGACGGGGCGCCCCGGGCACCTGCCCGCCGAGAGCGCCGCGCGCTACGTGGAGGACGTGAACCGGGACCCGGTGGTGCTCTTCGACGGCCTCACGAAGAACTGGCGCTACCCGGGCTGGCGGATGACGTGGACCCTCGCGCCCCGCCAGGTCATCGAGGCGGTCTCCAGCGCGGGCAGCTTCCTGGATGGGGGCGGCAGCCGCCCGTTGCAGCGCGCCGCCCTGCCCCTGCTGGAGGAAGGGCCCGTGGTGGCCGAGACGCTGGCCATCAACACCGTCTTCCGCGAGAAGCGGGACCGGTTCCACTCCCGGCTGGAGCGCCTGGGCATCCGCACGGACCGGCCGCCGGATGGCACGTTCTACGTCTGGGGCAACGTGGCGGGGCTCCCCCCTCCCCTCAATGACGGGATGGGCTTCTTCCGGGCCGCCCTGGACGAGAAGATCATCTGCGTGCCGGGCGAGTTCTTCGACGTGAACCCCGGCAAGCGCCGCGCCCGTGCCTCGCGCTTCCGCACCTACGTGCGCCTGTCCTTCGGCCCCTCGATGGACGTCCTGGACAAGGCGCTCAACCGGCTGGAGGCGCTGGTGATGAAGCACGCGCGGGCATCCTCCGCACCGTGA
- a CDS encoding hemerythrin domain-containing protein: protein MNAIELLEDQHAEVKKLFKKYEGLKDGADAERQEIFEKIADRLSAHATIEELYFYPSVKAARTEDKLYEAVEEHLAAKRIIADLLQMSPDSEYFDAKMKVLQESIDHHVEEEEEDLFPKVRKLLNEEQLLVLGIQMKEEFDELMEAEPRYETPLQTDAAAPL from the coding sequence ATGAACGCCATTGAACTGCTCGAGGACCAGCACGCAGAGGTGAAGAAGCTGTTCAAGAAGTACGAGGGCCTCAAGGACGGCGCGGACGCGGAGCGCCAGGAAATCTTCGAGAAGATCGCCGACCGGCTGTCGGCCCACGCCACCATCGAGGAGCTGTACTTCTATCCCTCGGTCAAGGCGGCCCGCACGGAGGACAAGCTGTACGAGGCGGTGGAGGAGCACCTGGCCGCCAAGCGCATCATCGCGGACCTGCTCCAGATGTCGCCGGACAGTGAGTACTTCGACGCGAAGATGAAGGTGCTCCAGGAGAGCATCGACCACCACGTGGAGGAGGAAGAGGAGGACCTCTTCCCCAAGGTGCGCAAGCTCCTGAACGAGGAGCAACTCCTGGTGCTCGGCATCCAGATGAAGGAGGAGTTCGACGAGCTGATGGAGGCCGAGCCGCGCTACGAGACGCCCCTGCAGACGGACGCGGCGGCGCCCCTCTAA
- a CDS encoding FAD-dependent oxidoreductase, which produces MKEERINPSLWTTTAHGRRFPVLPGDLTVDVAVIGGGIAGLTTAWLLKKAGKKVAVLEMNRILTGQTGQTTAHLTELLDTPYSTLRSDFGERGARMAAASSRASIEQIASIVKELNIDCGFQRVPLYRYAETDAQLRELEKEINAAQEAGLMVRFTRDTPLPLPVKGALRLEDQAQFHPRQYLLALAERIEGDGCYIFEDTRVVEVRDGTPCLAVTDRGTVTAGDVVEATHSPLNRVFMQTKVYAYRSYAVAGPLEGPLEQCLYYDSQDPYHYIRTQRVDGVNYVIVGGEDHKVGSEKDTEQHFAALEAYTLRCLPVSKLTHRWSGQVIEPADGLAYIGRNSASHHTWVATGFSGTGMTWGTLAGMILTDLILGRQNPYAALYDATRVKVRAGAKDFIQENAEVAFRFVADRLSRPDGHTLSEVAPGEGKILEVSGQKVAVYREEGGACHAVSPVCTHLGCHVHWNNAERSWDCPCHGARFSPTGKVLNGPAVKDLASKKLPPEASTPSDGETP; this is translated from the coding sequence ATGAAGGAAGAGCGAATCAACCCCTCTCTCTGGACAACGACCGCGCACGGCAGACGCTTCCCGGTGCTGCCCGGAGACTTGACGGTCGACGTGGCCGTCATCGGAGGCGGCATCGCGGGCCTCACCACCGCGTGGCTGCTGAAAAAGGCGGGCAAGAAGGTCGCGGTCCTGGAGATGAACCGGATTCTCACCGGCCAGACAGGACAGACCACCGCTCACCTCACGGAGCTGCTCGACACCCCGTACTCCACGCTGCGCTCGGACTTTGGCGAGCGGGGCGCGCGCATGGCCGCCGCCTCCAGCCGGGCCTCCATCGAGCAGATCGCCTCGATCGTGAAGGAGCTGAACATCGACTGCGGCTTCCAGCGGGTGCCCCTGTACCGCTACGCGGAGACCGACGCGCAGCTGCGCGAGCTGGAGAAGGAAATCAACGCGGCGCAGGAGGCGGGGCTGATGGTCCGCTTCACCCGCGACACGCCCTTGCCCCTTCCGGTGAAGGGCGCGCTGCGGCTGGAGGACCAGGCGCAGTTCCACCCGCGCCAGTACCTGCTGGCGCTCGCCGAGCGCATCGAGGGCGACGGTTGCTACATCTTCGAGGACACGCGGGTGGTGGAGGTGCGGGACGGCACGCCGTGCCTGGCCGTCACGGACCGGGGCACCGTCACGGCCGGGGACGTGGTGGAGGCGACCCACAGCCCGCTCAACCGCGTCTTCATGCAGACGAAGGTGTACGCCTACCGCAGCTATGCGGTGGCCGGTCCGCTGGAAGGGCCCCTGGAGCAGTGCCTCTATTACGACAGCCAGGACCCCTACCACTACATCCGCACCCAGCGCGTGGACGGGGTGAACTACGTCATCGTGGGCGGTGAAGACCACAAGGTGGGCTCGGAGAAGGACACGGAGCAGCACTTCGCGGCCCTGGAGGCCTACACGCTGCGGTGTCTGCCCGTCTCGAAGCTCACCCACCGCTGGTCCGGCCAGGTCATCGAACCGGCGGACGGCCTGGCGTACATCGGCCGCAACAGTGCCTCGCACCACACCTGGGTGGCCACCGGCTTCTCGGGCACGGGGATGACGTGGGGCACCCTGGCGGGGATGATCCTCACGGACCTCATCCTCGGCCGGCAGAACCCGTACGCCGCGCTGTATGACGCCACGCGCGTGAAGGTGCGGGCGGGCGCCAAGGACTTCATCCAGGAGAACGCCGAGGTGGCCTTCCGGTTCGTCGCCGACCGGCTCTCGCGTCCGGACGGACACACGCTGTCCGAGGTCGCCCCGGGCGAGGGAAAGATTCTCGAGGTGTCCGGGCAGAAGGTCGCCGTTTACCGGGAGGAGGGTGGCGCCTGCCACGCCGTGTCCCCGGTGTGTACGCACCTGGGCTGCCACGTGCACTGGAACAACGCGGAGCGCTCCTGGGATTGCCCCTGCCATGGCGCCCGCTTCAGCCCCACCGGCAAGGTCCTCAATGGGCCCGCCGTGAAGGATCTCGCATCGAAGAAGCTTCCACCCGAGGCCAGCACACCATCAGATGGAGAGACACCATGA
- a CDS encoding sigma 54-interacting transcriptional regulator, which yields MVDDSKALVASAPGLLEDKDLLELASAEPSVTELLRRGLDWVTRIARFDLATLFLLKNARLVAVAARGPLANAQVRGHVLELARFPQVRQALETRRARAFTEEDHTGEGDPFDGVLDLPPGHSCMVVPLCSGERCYGVLTLDRAECETYAPSVVELVEVYGQILATALQSAEQRAVLERMHRQDREHAKLLESELGGDSEGILETSLSPVMRDLARRARQVAETDTPVLLLGETGTGKERLARAIHRWSARADQPFVTLNCAAIPAGLLESELFGHVKGAFTGAIKDRAGRFQMAHRGTLLLDEIGELPVDLQAKLLRALQEKTFEPVGSDRVVRADVRILAATHVDLLQAISQRRFREDLYYRLSVFPLRLPPLRERREDLSQLCAFLLEEQARRTGRRGMRVTPEGLARLASYDWPGNLRELANVLERATILSSGLELGPQAFELPTRAPVDAPEVRPPVTATDDVPTLARVQREHILRVLSLTKGRIYGPGGAAELLGLKPSTLQSRMKKLGIARQDQFVIEGPR from the coding sequence ATGGTGGACGATTCCAAGGCCCTGGTTGCCTCCGCTCCGGGACTGCTGGAGGACAAGGACTTGCTGGAGCTGGCCAGTGCCGAGCCCTCCGTGACGGAGCTGCTCCGGCGGGGTCTGGACTGGGTAACGCGCATCGCCCGCTTTGATCTGGCGACGCTCTTTCTTTTGAAAAACGCCCGCCTGGTGGCCGTGGCTGCGCGCGGGCCACTGGCCAACGCCCAGGTGCGGGGCCACGTGCTCGAGCTGGCGCGCTTTCCCCAGGTCCGCCAGGCGCTGGAGACGCGCCGGGCGCGCGCCTTCACCGAGGAGGACCACACCGGGGAGGGCGACCCGTTCGACGGGGTGCTGGACCTGCCGCCGGGCCACTCCTGCATGGTGGTGCCCCTGTGCTCGGGCGAGCGGTGCTACGGCGTGCTCACCCTGGACCGGGCCGAGTGCGAGACGTACGCCCCCTCGGTGGTGGAGCTTGTCGAGGTCTACGGCCAGATCCTGGCCACGGCCCTCCAGAGCGCCGAGCAGCGGGCCGTCCTGGAGCGGATGCACCGGCAGGACCGCGAGCACGCGAAGCTGCTGGAGTCCGAGCTGGGCGGGGACTCGGAGGGCATCCTCGAGACGAGCCTGAGCCCGGTGATGAGGGATCTGGCGCGGCGGGCCCGCCAGGTGGCGGAGACGGACACGCCGGTGCTGCTTTTGGGAGAGACGGGCACGGGCAAGGAGCGCCTGGCCCGGGCCATTCACCGCTGGAGCGCCCGGGCGGATCAGCCCTTCGTCACCCTCAACTGCGCCGCCATTCCGGCCGGCCTGCTGGAGAGCGAGCTCTTCGGCCACGTGAAGGGCGCCTTCACCGGGGCCATCAAGGACCGGGCGGGTCGCTTCCAGATGGCGCACCGGGGCACGCTGCTGCTGGACGAGATTGGCGAGCTGCCGGTGGACCTGCAGGCCAAGCTGCTGCGCGCGCTGCAGGAGAAGACCTTCGAGCCGGTGGGCAGCGACCGGGTGGTGCGCGCGGATGTGCGCATCCTGGCGGCCACGCACGTGGACCTGCTGCAGGCCATCTCCCAGCGGCGCTTCCGGGAGGACCTCTACTACCGGCTGAGCGTCTTCCCGCTGCGGCTGCCCCCCTTGCGGGAGCGGCGGGAGGATCTCTCCCAGCTGTGTGCCTTCCTGCTGGAGGAGCAGGCCCGGCGCACGGGACGGCGGGGCATGCGGGTGACGCCCGAGGGGCTGGCGCGGCTGGCCTCCTATGATTGGCCTGGCAACCTGCGCGAGCTGGCCAATGTGTTGGAGCGAGCCACCATTCTTTCATCAGGATTGGAATTGGGCCCCCAGGCCTTCGAGCTGCCCACCCGCGCCCCGGTGGATGCACCCGAAGTGCGGCCTCCTGTCACAGCCACGGACGACGTGCCCACGCTGGCCCGGGTGCAGCGCGAGCACATCCTGCGGGTGCTCTCCCTCACCAAGGGCCGCATCTACGGCCCGGGCGGGGCGGCGGAGCTGCTGGGGCTCAAGCCCTCCACGCTCCAGAGCCGCATGAAAAAGCTTGGCATTGCGCGTCAGGATCAATTCGTCATCGAAGGTCCACGTTGA
- a CDS encoding carboxymuconolactone decarboxylase family protein, translating to MASLEVIRGELADAHKDTRLNLQAVLEGGSLTPEQRWGVAVACAFAARNERVKEAIVNEAKKALANAEPVIEDARAAASLMGMNNVYYRFRHMIGKESYSTKRPGLRMNRLAQVLTNKVDFELVCLAVSAINGCEMCVQSHEKVVIEGGLSEDQVHDAVRIASVIHAAAVGLES from the coding sequence ATGGCCTCGCTCGAAGTCATCCGCGGCGAGCTCGCGGATGCCCACAAGGACACCCGCCTCAACCTCCAGGCCGTCCTGGAGGGTGGCAGCCTCACCCCCGAGCAGCGCTGGGGCGTGGCCGTTGCCTGCGCCTTCGCCGCCCGGAATGAGCGGGTGAAGGAGGCCATCGTCAACGAGGCGAAGAAGGCCCTGGCCAACGCCGAGCCCGTCATCGAGGACGCCCGCGCGGCGGCCTCCCTGATGGGGATGAACAACGTGTACTACCGGTTCCGGCACATGATCGGGAAGGAGTCCTACTCGACCAAGCGCCCGGGGCTGCGGATGAACCGTCTGGCCCAGGTTCTGACGAACAAGGTGGACTTCGAGCTGGTCTGCCTGGCCGTCAGCGCCATCAACGGCTGCGAGATGTGCGTGCAGTCCCACGAGAAGGTCGTCATCGAAGGCGGCCTCTCGGAGGACCAGGTGCACGACGCGGTCCGCATCGCCTCGGTCATCCACGCCGCGGCGGTGGGCCTGGAGTCATAA